The Bacillus sp. B-jedd sequence AGTAGGCGCAATGGCAGTAAGAATCATCGGAAACCAAATATTCAACGCTCCAGAATCGGGAATTAAAGACACTACCCTGATCCCTGTTGCCTTATAGAACTTTATGGCAAGAATCAGAGATATAATGATTAAAATAAAATCCGGTATAGACGCAAGTAAATTTAAAAAAGCATTAAAAACTTTCGTCAGCCTGAATCGGCTGATAAAAATCCCAAAAATGAGACTGAAAAATACACCAATTCCTACCCCGGTAAGAATTATATACAGGCTGGTCAGAAAATTGTCCCCTATATCTTCGGAAATGAGCCGGGTTTTTCCGGCTAATTCATATGTACCCAGACCGCCTTCCTGCAGGCTGCTGAAAAAAGATCCAAAAAGCGTGGGAATATTCCCAACCTCCCATTTTATCCCTTGGGTTTCCGGATTGACCATGACAATAGCTGGCAGTGCAGCTAAAAATAATATAAGTACTATGATAATAAGCGCCTGCTGAAAAAAACGAACCATTATTTCTACCCCCTAGAATAAGACGCATATTCGCTTTTTATGTTACAAATATTAAACAATTTAAATAATTGGCACTTTTCAACGTAACACATTTGAAATAAAAATAAAAGAACCTGTTTACATTGAAATAAAAATTCCTATCCCAGTGGGTAGGAATTGGTTGATTTCCGCTCTCGGCATTTCGCTTTCCACGGGGCGAAGCATCTACTTGAACCAACTTCATGAGACACATCTATGAATTGGCTTCGTGCTGCTTTGCGACGAGCTGAAGGTTCGCTTCCCCGAATAATCTGTAGCGCAGGAGCACTCTTTATGGTGCCTCCTCGGCGCCTGTGGGGTAACCCCTTGCCGCTCACAACCGGCTTCTTCGAATGGGCTTTGCACGAAGGAAACGCGATAGCGTTTTCGAGGAGTCTACATGCCTGAGCTCCAATCAACCAGCTTATTCACATAAAATAGTGTCATTATTAAGTTCAATCTATATAGCAAAAAAAAGAAACAGCATCCGCTGTTTCCATCGATTACGCTTTAAATACTCCGCCTAATCCTTTCAGGAGTGCGGAGGCCTGGCTCATTGCATTGATCGCCTGCCCTGCTGTGTTGACCATTTTGTTAATATCAATCGATCCGTCCTGTGACTTAAAAGAATTAAGAACCGAATTCATCCCGCTTTTCTGTTTTGGCTGGAGTATATTTTTCGGATAGGGGTTCATCGGCATATACGGCATGCCTTGAGATTGCCATTGTTGATGGCCAAATTGCGGATTTCCCTGTTGTTCAAGCGGATTTTTAAATAGAAAATGCCCCTCCTGCTCTCCCGTCCCAAAGTAGGGCGTCTGCCAGGGCACTGACCCCTGGGTTTGGGCGGGATGCTGTATTGGCTGGCCGCCCCACGCTTGCTGGTGCATGGGTGGAATGGGCGCCTGCAGCATGTGGGAGGGATAAGGATTAAAAACACCCTGTTCGATTAGCGGATTCGGCTGCCCTGGATAATAGTGATTTCTTTCGTATGGAACCATTTTCATCCATTCCCTTTCCTCAACATTCGCTCTTTTTATTGTATGTAGCGGAAAAGTAGGCGTGAATAATTTCAATGAGCCACATTGTCGAATCAATGAAAGGTTTGTCGGAAGTTTCAATTTTTAAAAACCTTTTATTTCCTGCAGTGCATGTTACGATAAAAGAAACATGGAAAGGAGCGCAAATCAATGGATATGATCATGTTAAAGGAGCTTTTTTTTCAAAACAGGAGACAACGCCCCGAATGTGCAAATGAGCTAAGAGATTATGCCCGAAATCTTTATATCCAAAATGACATTACTGCCGCTGAATTCCGAAGCCTCATCAGGGAACTGGAAGCAGAAGGTGCGACTGTTCCTGAAATACTTGAAAAAGAGATGTTCACTTAATTAATAGCCCGCCTAAAAGGGCGGGTATCCACAAAGCGGTCAACTAACCTTTTCCAATATCTTCTGTAAGGTATACTCGACTGTCCTGCTTGAATTCATGAATGTATAACGGCTGGTTTTAATATAAAAGGCTTGGATTGCCAGCCGCTCAAGATGCTCATTAACCATCTCGATTTGTTTTGTGGTAATCCCTTCCTGGCTTAGGATTGCACTATGTTCCATGGCAATCTCTTTCCACTTATTATTTATTGCAGTTACTTCATCGGCGAATGGTTTAACCTCCATATAAAAATCCCCATCCGTCCCCTTCTTCCTTGCATTTTCAAAAATAGAAACACACTGCCTGTTATAATCCAATAATTTTAGTGTTAAAGTCCGTAAATCTTCCATAGTGTTTTGCCCCCATATAAAATTAAGGCTCTGTTTTCATTAATTGTTGATTTCCACTTCGGAGACATGCTTTCCGCGGGGCGGACCGTGGAGCCTCCTCGGCGTCATAGACGCCTGTGGGGTCTCCACGTGCCGCTTCATCCCGCCGGAGTCAGTCCCCTTCGTTCCAATCAACGCTATTGAAATCAACAATCACCTTTAACAAAGCCATAATAAAAATAGCCATGAGATCCATGGCCCGTTTTATATATTCAGTTTATCTCTTCTCAATAGCCAAATTCAACTTTAGGGATAGTACAGGCTGGCTGCCTTTTTTCATTTGTATCAGTTATGGATGTTTCCCCAGCCATTTCCTCGGCCTTTAATATTCTGGCATCCATCTTCTCCAATTTTTTCAAATGATGATCGACTAATTGGCTGGATAAACCGGAACAAGCATCATCAATCGCTGCCTCCAGCCTTTCAAGCTGCAACTGTATTCCCGAAAGCTTGGACAGCAACAATTCCTTTTGCTCATTTACATTCACCATTATCCATTCCCCTTTCAGTTTGTAGTGTAGAATGCTTTTTTTCCGTGCTTTTATTTACCTATTTCTTGATGTACAGTCTGTATCCTTCCCGGTTGACAAAACTAGAACTAAACAGCCAAAGAAAGTGGGCAATTGACTCTTTTTGCAGAGTTTATCTTTATATTACGACAAAGTTATTTGTAGAAAGTGTTTACGATGGGAAGACTTATTAATGGAGGTGTTTATGGAATGAAGAGAAAGGGTAATGAGAAAAAAAATCAGCCAGCTAAAGACCCAAGAAAAACCGGTTTTGGGGATAAAAAACTCATCGGTGAGAACAGGCCGGCTGAGTAACGGCCTATTCATCTAGTGTATGGCAGTTTTCCGATTGCTCGGATGGATAGAGCATAATTTGTATTGCAAAAAAGCAAGGAATTCCTTGCTTTTTTACATTTTCCAGGAATTATGATCTAACGCTTTCCTGATTGCAACGAGTGCGTTCATTTGATCACGTTTCCTTATATACCAATCGGTCAAATGGATTGGCTCCTTTTGTTTTACCGGAAAGTACAATTTACTAATTGGGGCCCGCCTTCCCTTGCTCCAGTCAGCATATTTATGACGGTGATGCTCGATTACAGGAAATGCAGTTCTTAAGAACGGGGTCTCACGCCTTACTCCTGGGCGAAAATATTTTTCAAAATCATAACGGGAACCGGTGTGTGTTGTTTTATCTGCAAATTCAAGAAAATAAGAAAACAGTCTCGGATCGAATAGTATTTTTGCGAGCCTTTTTCCCAAGTCAATCCTATTGGACACCTTTTTAAATCCTGTGACACTGGCCCCGTAAACTTCCCCGCCGCATGTCGGAAAAAGCACACAGCTAAAATGGAACCAGTCCTGAAGCATGAATTCCGGGGAAAAGAATACCCGGCGTTTATAAAATGGATGCTCTATAATTGGTTTTTGTATGACGTTTTGCTCATTAATGATCAACGCTGTTGTTAGCCTATTTTTATCATGGGTGTCCCAAAATATAGGCCATTCCTTTTGCATAAAGACTGAAACGTTAAAATATTTCAGAAGATGAAACAGAGGACGGCTGTATTTCGTCGAATATTGATAGAGAAGGAGTTGGGGGTATACATCATGGAAAATAAGCCAATTTGCACGTTCATAGGTGAGAAACAACTGTTTCCTCGTTGGGGAAGATAGTAAATGGGGAAAGATGCTCCCTTCAAGGTCACACATATTCCAACCGCCATTGCGGGATACCATGCTTGCTAAAAAAGACCAAATGATATCCGGATTTTTTTTAAAATAGTTGAAATACGCTTCTGTCCGGGTAATATTATCAATATTCCTTCTTGCGGTTTCCTTAATAATTTCATCAATTATGCAGGATTCTGAAATCATCATGTTTACTTCCTCTGAAAAATAGGGATATAATCCTCGAATAGGAGAAAATCGATTGGCGCTTTTTACAGCCCCCAGAAAGCAAAGTACCTGGAACGAAAATATCATTATATATAGGTTGGCACCATATTCATTATTTATTCAGCATCAACCTGTAAGTTTTTGATATGATAAGATGTACATTGTGAGGTGCCTATCATGATCAACTATCCAAACGGTAAGAAATATACTGCCGGTGACATTATAGCCGGACAAACAAGAAAGCCTAAACCAGTAACCTCTTATGGAAACCGGGGAATGACACTTGAAGAGGATTTAAATAATACAAATCTTTACTATTTAAGCAGGGGAATTGCAGTCATCCATAAAAAACCAACCCCTATTCAAATCGTCCAAGTGGATTATCCGAAACGGAGCGCTGCTGTTATAAAAGAGGCGTACTTCAAGCAAGCATCGACAACAGATTATAATGGTGTTTATAAAGGAAAATATATTGATTTCGAGGCAAAAGAAACTCAAAATAATACCTCTTTCCCCTTGAAGAATTTTCATGAGCATCAAATCCGCCATATGGAGGCAGTTTTATCCCAAGGAGGCGTATCTTTTGTTATTTTGCGTTTTGCGGCTACGGAAGAAGTTTTTCTGCTCGATGCCGCCCATCTACTCCGCTTCTGGTCCAGAATGGAGCAAGGCGGAAGAAAATCGATTACGAAACAAGAAATCATGGAAGTTGGGCGGTTGATTCCAACTGGATACCAGCCCCGGCTCGATTACCTTCGTGTAATCGATGAATTTTATCAATAATTTACCAGATTTGCTTTTGTTGGAAAGGAAGGAAAAAGAATGTCAAACAATTATAAATCCAGGGAGGAACGAAGGAAGCAGTTAAAACAGAATCAAACTAAAAAACAAAAACCCGCCCCATCAAAGGCAGGAATGTTTAAAAAGATTTTTCTGATTCTGATTGCTCTCGGCATAGCAGGAATGCTGACCGGAGTGGCCACCTTTGCTTTTCTTGTCCAGGATGCACCCAAGCTGGATAAAAAACTTTTAAAAGATCCAATCCCTTCAAAAATCCTTGATAGAGATGGAAATGTCATCAGGGAAGTCGGAACAATAAAAAGGGAGTATGTTGAGTACAAGGATATCCCCAAACTCGTTGAGCAGGCCTTTCTTGCAACAGAGGATGTGCGTTTTTATCAGCACCATGGCATAGACTTAATCCGCCTCGGCGGTGCTGTCATTGCCAACGTTAAAGATGGGTTCGGTTCTGAAGGAGCTTCAACAATTACCCAGCAGGTAGTCAAAAACTCATTTCTCTCCCATGAAAAAACAATAAAGAGAAAAGTACAGGAAGCTTGGCTTTCCTACCAGCTTGAACAGAAGTATACAAAGCAGGAAATTTTCGAGATGTATGTCAACAAGATTTATATGTCACGAAATATGCATGGAGTGGCGACAGCTTCCAAGGAATATTTCAATAAAGACCTTAAAGATTTAAAGCTCCATGAAGCTGCCCTGCTTGCCGGGATGCCGCAGAGCCCGAATAATTACAACCCATTCGAGCATCCGGATAAAGCTGAACGGAGAAGGAATATCGTCCTTTACCTTATGAACCAGCATGGATTCATATCCAAGGAAGAAATGAAAAAAGCACAAAGCATTCCGGTCACTTCAAGCCTAGTACCGGAAGATAAAAGGCCGAAAGATGAAGAACCGTATAATTCGTTTGTGGATGCAGTGATAAAAGAGGTAAATAAGGCAGGAAAATTCGATATTTTTTCAGATGGCCTTACTATCTACACAACGCTTGATCCAAATGCCCAGCAGTATGTGGAAAAAATGATGTATTCTGATGAAATCATTAAATTCCCGGATGATAAGTTCCAGGCAGGGATTGTCATGCTTGATACGAAAACCGGGGAAATCAGGGCAATTGGAGGCGGACGGAACAAAGACGTCAAGCGAGGCTTCAATTTCGCCACCGATATTAAAAGGCAGCCAGGTTCCACGATCAAACCAATCCTTGACTATGGACCTGCTATCGAACACTTGCAATGGGGAACCTACCATATGCTCGAAGACAAGAAAACTAAGTATTCTACTGGGAAAGAGTTCGGAAACTGGAATGACCGATATGATGGCTGGATGACGATCAGGCAGGCCTTGGCAAAATCAAAAAATACGATTGCTGTCCAAACCTTGCAGGAAGTTGGCACTGAAAAAGCGAAAGAGTTCGCAATTAAACTCGGAATTCCACTGAAAGAAATCTACGAAACCTATGCAATAGGCGGCCTGGGAGGAAAAACGGTCGGAGTATCACCTCTTGAAATGGCTGGTGCATATAGTGCATTTGGTAATAATGGCTTTTATACCGACCCATACGCCGTAAAGAAAATCAAACTGCGGGATGGCACTGAAATCGACTTGGCCCCTGAAACAAAGGTTGTCATGAAAGACTATACAGCCTTCATGATTACAGACATGCTGAAAAGTGTGCTGGAACCTGGCGGCACTGGTGTCAATGCTAAAATTCCGGGACTACCGGCTGCTGGTAAAACCGGGACAACCAACTACACGGATGATGAATTAAGGAAATATAAAATCAGTAAGAGCGCTGTGCCTGATGCATGGTTCGCAGGCTATACCACCAACTTTACCATAGCCGTCTGGACCGGCTATGAAAGCAGGTCAATGCCAATCCAGGCGGGCCCCGATCAAAAAATAGCACAGGCTATGTATAAAAATCTGATGCAATACGTGTCAAAGGATGTCAAGACTTCAGATTTCGCGATGCCAAAGAGCGTCGAGCAAGTGAAAATCGAGAAAGGGACGATACCAGCCAAGCTTGCAGGACCATATACGCCAAGCGGGCAAGTGCTTTATGAATATGCTGTTAAAGGCAAAAAGCCAACACAAGTATCGGAGAAATACGATAAGCTCGATGCACCTACAGGCCTGAACGCGCGTTACAATAAAGATGCCAATACAATTTCCGTTGATTGGAAACAGAGCGAAGCTGGAGCCAATTATTCAATTTCTATTAGCAAGAATGGCAGCTCCCTTCTGACAGACAGCACATCAGGTAAATCCTTTGAGATTTCAAATGTTGAAGCTGGTGCAACCTATACAATTGCTGTAACAGCGAGCAAAGATGGCCTCACCAGTGACCCGGCGACAATCAGCATCAAGGTTCCTGAAAAGGCTCCCGACCAAGGAAACGGCGGGAACAATGGAAACGGGAACGGAAATGGCAATAACGATGATGACGACGGAAACGGTGATGATGACGGCGGCGGAAATGATGACGGTTCTGGTGGCACTGGAGGAACCGGTGGCACTGGAGGAACCGGTGGTACTGGAGGAACTGGTGGTACTGGAGGATCCGGTGGCACTGGCGGTACCGGTGGCACTGGCGGTACCGGTGGCACTGGCGGTACTGGTGGAACTGGCGGTACTGGCGGTACCGGTGGTACCGGTGGTACTGGCGGGGATAGTAATCCCGGCAGATAAATTCTTCAAATATAAAGAAGGCGCGTTGCATTAAAGCAACGCGCCCTTTTTTTCTCGAAGTTCAATTTTTATTTTTTACTGAATTCGCAAAAAAGCGCTTTTTCTGTTCGTCAATCAATTCACCCAGTTGAATAAATGAATGGAATCCATCAGGCCGCTCAATAAGAAAAGCAATTCTTTCTTCACAATTTGCCGGCTTAATTGCCAATTCACCGACTTTTGGCAGATTTTGAAGGATTACGGGGACACCATTGCTCCAAAAAAGAAACTGAAGAAACAGGCTGATCCCTTTCTTCATGGAGCGTCTGATTTCCTCCTTCCTTCTCAACTTGTATAGGGAGTTAAGCTCTACCTTTATATCCTGCCAATCTTTCAAAAGCCGGGGGATCGATTTACCCGCGTCCAACCAAGGTCCATGAACAGTTTTATTGTGATAGTACTCCATTTCATGGATAAAATAAACCTCTTCAGTAGGATGGCCACTGTTAATTGAAAGGTTTTGCAAAATAAGTTCCTTAAAAAATGGATGGTCAAGTGCAACGGGTACAATACATTGCCTATCCGCTCTTTCATCCATTTCCAAGCAACCCTTTCATCCTCTTCTTTCCTTCCCTGCACACATCCAAAAGAGGACAGGTTGGGCATTGGGGATTTTGGGCTTTGCAATGATACCGGCCGAAAAAGATCATTCGATGGTGGGTTATGGACCATTCTTCCATCGGAACCTTTTTCATCAAGGTTTTTTCAACTTCCAATACCGAATCTTTCCATCTGCATATGCCTAGGCGCTTACTCACTCGTTCCACATGTGTATCCACTGCGATTGCCGGGATTCCATATGCAACAGAAACAACCACATTGGCAGTCTTCCTACCCACGCCCGGGAGTTTTGTTAATTCGTCCCTGTCCGAGGGAACTTCTCCTTCATAAGAATCCAATAACATTTGGCAAAGTTTTTGAATGTTTTTTGCCTTATTTCTGAAAAGGCCGATTGACCTAATGTCGTTTTGCAATTCTTCAAGGGATACAACCAAATAATCCTGGGGAGTTTGATACTTTTGAAAAAGTGAATTTGTCACTTTATTAACGAGAACATCTGTACATTGTGCGGACAAGGCAACTGCGATGACAAGTTCAAAGGGGTTCTTATGATTCAGTTCACAGTGGGCATCTGGAAACATTCTTCCCATTTCATCAAGGCAAAACCGGATTTGTTCTTTGTTCAGCAACTTTTTCCACCTGCTTTAATTAAAATCTTAACATCACTCATTATGCATCGGCTCCTTCCGCGTTATAAGCCTCGGGAACGTCATATGAGCCATTTCCATAGCGTTATTTATTGTATCTTTCATTCTTCCTTTATGTCCGCACGGTAAGGGCTTTGAAATTTTTGGCCGGACATAGGAAAAACGAGAGATGCTTCTCTCGCCTGATGTTTGTTTTTTATTGTTCAAGCCAATTATAAAACGGTACGGCTGCGACAGGCGGTTTTTGCCGGTCAAGAGGGCTAGTTTTTGCCTGCTGCCGCTGGCGGAATTTCTGGCTCTGTGTCCTTGCTTGCTCAATTGTTTTAATGCCGTTCTTTTTCCATTCAAACAGGATCCTGTCAATATACCTGAAATTGATTTTTCCCGACATGACGGCCTCCCTAAGGGCTGCCTTGATCAATAGCGGGCTGTGTTTATCATCATCCACCCACATTGCGAGCGTCTCACATTCAAATGGGGAAAGCGGCCTGCCAAATTCTTTTTCAAAAATCGTATATAAGTCCATTTCTTCCGTTTTCCTGCTGAGTTCCTTTTCATTCTGCTGTTTAAGAAGAAATTGCTCAATGAGTTTCTCCCAAAGCGGTTCGACCGAGTACTGTTCATACCCGATTCCTTCAGGGGAGTTTTCGTCAATGATTTCTATGTATCCTCTTTGGATCAGCTTCCTTAATAAATCTGTACATTCATTTACTGAAATCGTCATGCGTGAAGCAAGTTCTTCCGGAGTAGGAAAAAAATTTCCTTTCTGGGCATAATCCAGTATATTCATAATGACAGCCAAATCGTATTCATTTAATTTTAAACTTCTGTATTCAGAGAATAGCAAGGAAGGTATGGTTACACTTCCCTCTTTCATCCAGGCAAGGATACTAGATTTCATAATTCGACACCTCCTTTTCAGTATAGCATGAAATGCATGCCTCAAGTAAGGTATTCAGCCAGATAAGTTTTTAGGCGTAAAGAAAAAACCTGCCAAAATGGCGCATTTGGCAGGTTTTTTTGCAAATATTTACCTAAGGGTAAAGCCTGTTTAAAAGACGCGGGAAAGGAATAGTTTCCCTTACATGGTCGACACCGCTGATCCAGGCAACTGTCCTTTCAAGGCCAAGGCCGAAGCCCGAATGAGGAACAGAGCCATACTTTCGGAGTTCAAGGTACCAATTATAGGCTGATTCAGGCAGATTATGTTCTTCCAACCGTTGT is a genomic window containing:
- a CDS encoding ABC transporter permease subunit, with translation MVRFFQQALIIIVLILFLAALPAIVMVNPETQGIKWEVGNIPTLFGSFFSSLQEGGLGTYELAGKTRLISEDIGDNFLTSLYIILTGVGIGVFFSLIFGIFISRFRLTKVFNAFLNLLASIPDFILIIISLILAIKFYKATGIRVVSLIPDSGALNIWFPMILTAIAPTLYLFKIVAVKYYQASGEDFVRTAVAKGLAPNYINFQHIFKNIEPFINAELTKVISLAIGNLFIIEYLMNVPGITKFIFQNGSMQPVAIGLFSMLLISFITYAVVRVAIYLFKRGFIYE
- a CDS encoding YppG family protein, whose amino-acid sequence is MKMVPYERNHYYPGQPNPLIEQGVFNPYPSHMLQAPIPPMHQQAWGGQPIQHPAQTQGSVPWQTPYFGTGEQEGHFLFKNPLEQQGNPQFGHQQWQSQGMPYMPMNPYPKNILQPKQKSGMNSVLNSFKSQDGSIDINKMVNTAGQAINAMSQASALLKGLGGVFKA
- the yppF gene encoding YppF family protein, which encodes MDMIMLKELFFQNRRQRPECANELRDYARNLYIQNDITAAEFRSLIRELEAEGATVPEILEKEMFT
- a CDS encoding DUF1798 family protein, which gives rise to MEDLRTLTLKLLDYNRQCVSIFENARKKGTDGDFYMEVKPFADEVTAINNKWKEIAMEHSAILSQEGITTKQIEMVNEHLERLAIQAFYIKTSRYTFMNSSRTVEYTLQKILEKVS
- a CDS encoding DUF2515 domain-containing protein → MMISESCIIDEIIKETARRNIDNITRTEAYFNYFKKNPDIIWSFLASMVSRNGGWNMCDLEGSIFPHLLSSPTRKQLFLTYERANWLIFHDVYPQLLLYQYSTKYSRPLFHLLKYFNVSVFMQKEWPIFWDTHDKNRLTTALIINEQNVIQKPIIEHPFYKRRVFFSPEFMLQDWFHFSCVLFPTCGGEVYGASVTGFKKVSNRIDLGKRLAKILFDPRLFSYFLEFADKTTHTGSRYDFEKYFRPGVRRETPFLRTAFPVIEHHRHKYADWSKGRRAPISKLYFPVKQKEPIHLTDWYIRKRDQMNALVAIRKALDHNSWKM
- the recU gene encoding Holliday junction resolvase RecU; this encodes MMINYPNGKKYTAGDIIAGQTRKPKPVTSYGNRGMTLEEDLNNTNLYYLSRGIAVIHKKPTPIQIVQVDYPKRSAAVIKEAYFKQASTTDYNGVYKGKYIDFEAKETQNNTSFPLKNFHEHQIRHMEAVLSQGGVSFVILRFAATEEVFLLDAAHLLRFWSRMEQGGRKSITKQEIMEVGRLIPTGYQPRLDYLRVIDEFYQ
- a CDS encoding transglycosylase domain-containing protein, producing the protein MSNNYKSREERRKQLKQNQTKKQKPAPSKAGMFKKIFLILIALGIAGMLTGVATFAFLVQDAPKLDKKLLKDPIPSKILDRDGNVIREVGTIKREYVEYKDIPKLVEQAFLATEDVRFYQHHGIDLIRLGGAVIANVKDGFGSEGASTITQQVVKNSFLSHEKTIKRKVQEAWLSYQLEQKYTKQEIFEMYVNKIYMSRNMHGVATASKEYFNKDLKDLKLHEAALLAGMPQSPNNYNPFEHPDKAERRRNIVLYLMNQHGFISKEEMKKAQSIPVTSSLVPEDKRPKDEEPYNSFVDAVIKEVNKAGKFDIFSDGLTIYTTLDPNAQQYVEKMMYSDEIIKFPDDKFQAGIVMLDTKTGEIRAIGGGRNKDVKRGFNFATDIKRQPGSTIKPILDYGPAIEHLQWGTYHMLEDKKTKYSTGKEFGNWNDRYDGWMTIRQALAKSKNTIAVQTLQEVGTEKAKEFAIKLGIPLKEIYETYAIGGLGGKTVGVSPLEMAGAYSAFGNNGFYTDPYAVKKIKLRDGTEIDLAPETKVVMKDYTAFMITDMLKSVLEPGGTGVNAKIPGLPAAGKTGTTNYTDDELRKYKISKSAVPDAWFAGYTTNFTIAVWTGYESRSMPIQAGPDQKIAQAMYKNLMQYVSKDVKTSDFAMPKSVEQVKIEKGTIPAKLAGPYTPSGQVLYEYAVKGKKPTQVSEKYDKLDAPTGLNARYNKDANTISVDWKQSEAGANYSISISKNGSSLLTDSTSGKSFEISNVEAGATYTIAVTASKDGLTSDPATISIKVPEKAPDQGNGGNNGNGNGNGNNDDDDGNGDDDGGGNDDGSGGTGGTGGTGGTGGTGGTGGTGGSGGTGGTGGTGGTGGTGGTGGTGGTGGTGGTGGTGGDSNPGR
- a CDS encoding YpoC family protein, coding for MDERADRQCIVPVALDHPFFKELILQNLSINSGHPTEEVYFIHEMEYYHNKTVHGPWLDAGKSIPRLLKDWQDIKVELNSLYKLRRKEEIRRSMKKGISLFLQFLFWSNGVPVILQNLPKVGELAIKPANCEERIAFLIERPDGFHSFIQLGELIDEQKKRFFANSVKNKN
- the nth gene encoding endonuclease III, with the translated sequence MLNKEQIRFCLDEMGRMFPDAHCELNHKNPFELVIAVALSAQCTDVLVNKVTNSLFQKYQTPQDYLVVSLEELQNDIRSIGLFRNKAKNIQKLCQMLLDSYEGEVPSDRDELTKLPGVGRKTANVVVSVAYGIPAIAVDTHVERVSKRLGICRWKDSVLEVEKTLMKKVPMEEWSITHHRMIFFGRYHCKAQNPQCPTCPLLDVCREGKKRMKGLLGNG
- a CDS encoding DnaD domain-containing protein, whose translation is MKSSILAWMKEGSVTIPSLLFSEYRSLKLNEYDLAVIMNILDYAQKGNFFPTPEELASRMTISVNECTDLLRKLIQRGYIEIIDENSPEGIGYEQYSVEPLWEKLIEQFLLKQQNEKELSRKTEEMDLYTIFEKEFGRPLSPFECETLAMWVDDDKHSPLLIKAALREAVMSGKINFRYIDRILFEWKKNGIKTIEQARTQSQKFRQRQQAKTSPLDRQKPPVAAVPFYNWLEQ